One window of the Anolis sagrei isolate rAnoSag1 chromosome 5, rAnoSag1.mat, whole genome shotgun sequence genome contains the following:
- the NDNF gene encoding protein NDNF, producing MLLLLCSMSYFLLLLPLSSWTQKLPTRDEELFQMQIQDKTFFHHSSVLPDGAEISSYLFRETPKRYFFVVEEDNTPLAVTVTPCDAPLEWKLTLQELPEESSGESSGEPEPLEHQKQQIVNEEGTELFSYRGNDVEYFVSSSSPSGLYQLELLSTEKDTNFKVYATTTPESDQPYPELPYDPRVDVTSLGRTTVTLAWKPSPTASLLKQPIQYCVVINKEHNFKSLCAVEAKQSTDDTFMRAPKPGLDFSPFDFAHFGFPSNGNSGKERSFLKSSPKFGRQIYSKPRVDIEKRCIGNKNIFTVSELKPDTQYYFDIFAVNTNSNMSTAYVGTFARTKEEAKQKTVDLKDGKVTDVFVKRKGSKFLRFSPVSSHQKVTFFVHSCLDAVQIQVRRDGKLLLSQNVEGIRQFQLRGKPKAKYLIRLKGNKRGASMLKILATTRPNKQSFPSLPEDTRIKAFDKLRTCSSVTVAWLGTQERNKFCIYRKEVDDDYNEEQKKREQNQCLGPDVRKKSEKVLCKYFHSQNLQKAVTTETVKGLQPGKSYLLDVYVIGHGGHSVKYQSKLVKTRKFC from the exons ATGCTGTTGCTGCTTTGCTCCATGTCCTACTTCCTTCTCCTGCTACCCTTAAGCTCCTGGACACAGAAACTGCCCACTAGAGATGAGGAACTTTTTCAGATGCAGATCCAGGACAAAACCTTTTTCCATCATTCATCCGTACTCCCAGATGGAGCTGAAATCAGCAGCTATCTATTCAGAGAAACACCCAAAAG GTATTTTTTTGTGGTTGAAGAAGATAACACACCTTTAGCAGTTACTGTAACTCCCTGTGATGCTCCTTTGGAGTGGAAGTTGACTTTACAAGAGCTTCCAGAAGAGTCCAGTGGAGAAAGCTCAG GCGAGCCAGAGCCACTTGAACATCAGAAACAACAAATTGTCAATGAAGAAGGCACAGAGCTGTTCTCATATAGAGGAAATGATGTTGAGTATTTTGTGTCCTCTAGTTCACCTTCTGGCCTCTATCAGTTAGAGCTCCTGTCAACAGAGAAAGATACAAATTTTAAAGTTTATGCCACTACAACTCCAGAGTCAGATCAACCATATCCTGAATTACCTTATGATCCAAGAGTTGATGTTACTTCTCTTGGCCGTACCACTGTCACTTTGGCGTGGAAACCAAGCCCTACAGCTTCCTTGCTGAAACAGCCAATCCAGTATTGTGTGGTCATTAATAAAGAGCACAATTTCAAAAGCCTCTGTGCAGTGGAAGCCAAACAAAGTACTGATGATACGTTTATGAGGGCTCCAAAACCTGGCCTGGACTTCAGTCCCTTTGATTTTGCCCATTTTGGATTTCCTTCCAATGGTAACTCTGGGAAAGAGCGCAGCTTCTTAAAATCATCACCAAAGTTTGGAAGACAGATTTATTCAAAGCCACGAGTTGACATAGAAAAGAGATGCATTGGGAACAAGAATATTTTTACAGTGTCTGAACTGAAACCTGACACACAGTACTACTTTGACATATTTGCTGTAAATACTAACTCAAATATGAGTACTGCATATGTTGGCACTTTTGCAAGAACCAAAGAGGAGGCCAAGCAGAAGACGGTTGATCTAAAAGATGGGAAAGTTACAGATGTGTTTGTCAAGAGGAAAGGCTCTAAATTTTTACGTTTTTCTCCTGTTTCATCACACCAGAAGGTTACATTTTTTGTTCATTCATGCCTTGATGCTGTACAGATCCAAGTCAGAAGAGATGGGAAACTTCTCTTGTCTCAAAACGTTGAAGGCATCCGTCAGTTTCAACTTAGGGGAAAGCCAAAAGCTAAATACCTAATCCGACtgaaaggaaataaaagaggAGCTTCCATGTTGAAGATTTTGGCCACCACAAGACCAAATAAGCAGTCATTTCCATCTCTTCCTGAAGACACAAGAATTAAAGCCTTTGATAAACTTCGCACATGTTCGTCAGTCACAGTGGCATGGCTAGGTACACAGGAGAGAAACAAATTTTGCATCTACAGAAAGGAAGTAGATGATGACTATAACGAGGAGCAGAAGAAAAGAGAACAAAATCAGTGCCTGGGGCCAGATGTGAGGAAGAAATCAGAAAAAGTCCTTTGTAAAtattttcatagccagaatctaCAAAAAGCAGTTACTACAGAGACAGTTAAAGGCTTACAGCCTGGCAAATCCTACCTTCTGGATGTTTATGTGATTGGACATGGCGGACACTCCGTCAAGTATCAAAGCAAATTGGTGAAAACGAGGAAATTCTGTTAG